TCATAGGCGGTCCCCTGGTATTTATCAGGTCTTCCATCTTTTCTCTGGACTTTCTGGTAAGACTGGTGCACCCATATTATTTTGCCGCTCTTATGCATGATCCGAAAGTCAAGCTCCCTAGATAAATTATAAGATGATACTCGGATGTCTTCTATATCTTTAAGGACAAGTGGCAAATCTTCAGGATGAATAATTCCCACCCATGAAACTCGCCTTAAAAGGAACTCTTCTTCACTATATCCGGTTATTTCTTTTACCTGGCCATGCATAAACTCCGGGAAAAAATTTTCATCCAGCTGGAAGGCAATCCCCTTAAAATTCTGTATAAACGACCGATAGTTCTCCTCACTAAACTCCAGTCTTTCCTGGACAAGCTTCCTCTCGGTGATGTCTTTCATCACACCAAGAGCTCTATTTACACTGCCTTTTTCATCTTTCAGGCAGATCAACTTTTCTTCTATCCAGGCGTAGCTCTCATCCATCCTCCTGAATCTGTATTCCATACAGAGATTTTCCCCACATTTTATGCAATTTTCAAAAGTCTGCCAGATTCTGTCCCGTTCTTCCGGATGAACTCGATTTAACCATACATCGAGACCTGTACTTTTAAAGTTTTTTGAATCAAATCCCATAAGTTTTCTGGTAGCTCCAGACCAGGAAATTTTCTTATTTGTTATATCATAATCAAATACGATTTGTCCTGTTTGTGTCGTAACAACTCGATATCTTTCCTCGTCTTTCTTAAGCTTCTTCTCTACTTCATCAAGTTCTGTAATATCCTGGAGTACTGTAACCAGTCCGGCAATTTCACCTTCCTCATTGTCAAAGGTCGACTTATTTACCAGGAAAGTTCTTTTTATTCCGTCTGCACAAATTCCCTCGTACTCATGTGTGCTTGCTCCGCCACGATTGAGAAGCTCGGTATCATCTGTATTCCACTCTGCTACATGCTCCAGCAGAAGTGTCTCGTTTACAAAAGTTCTTTCGGGAAACTTTTCAACAATCTTGCTGGCCACTTCAGGCAGAGTATATCCGATAATCTCTTCTTCAGGAAGACCGACAATCTGTCTAGCAAAAGTTCTGTTTACTCTAACATAAATTCCATTCCTGTCTTTATAGCAGATAGGGTTAAGCATTGTATCGAGCATATTTCTTATAAAATAACAATTATTTTGAGGCATTTATTTTACTTCCGGAATTTTATTATTCAGTACTCGAAACGCTGAGGTTTATTACTGGTTTGTAATTTTGTAGTTTCAGTTCTTTTGCACACAGGGTTTTTACAATTATTTGCGATCATCTCATTTTTTCTCCCATCCCTCGTTTTTAAGAAAAGGTTCTATTATTGATTAATTTTTACATGTATTTTCATCTAAAAGTATAGTGGAAGGAGCTAATAGGTAGCTTTGTCCTGCAATATTACTTTTAACAAGGTCTATAGTTCTGCTAATTTTTTATTTTCCAGCAGTACTTCTCGAAGAGTAAATACCGATTAAGCAGATTAATTTTGATGAAATTTTTTTGCTTGTAGTTTTAAAAGTACTAAGACGATAATTTATTTTAAATTAATTATATCAAAAATTGCTTCTAAGCGAAAAGAAGTTTAATGTTGAAAATTTAAAGCCTAGGATAACTTTTTATATATAATGCTTATGAGAGTGCATCATTTTGAGGAAATTAAAATTTTTAAGATACTATGGTTATTTAATTGTATCCAAATTTTCGATTAGAAAAACCTTTTTATAATCCTACCTAAGTAAATGCCCTGTATATCTGCATATTGAAAGTGAAAAACGTGATAGAAGGGAAAACAGGAATTTAAGAATAGTAAGAAGAAACCTAGAGGCACTGGATCCATACTGCATCCCCCGATACAGTCTCTTCGAATGTTATGCTCCCCCAAGCATATCGATTCGAAGGAAGGATCAGCGACCCCCGGGTAATTCTTTATGCGGTAGATTTTCCCCAACTCTCTATCCCATCTTACTTCCCAACTCCAGAATATACTAATAAGATAAATTATTTTAAATTAATTATACAAAAAATTGTTTCCAAACAAAAAATAATTTAACGTAAAATATTTCAAGCCTATCATGAGATTTTCTTATGTAACTCGAGTTATTTTCAATGTAATTAAAATTTTCAATACAATATAATTATTCAATTATATTAAAGTTTAAAATATGAACTAATTTTTTGCATCAATTATGATATATATAACCCTGTTATTATATATGTCTGGATTAAGGGTAATAGGGTTTCCTCTTAATCTATGGGTTGGATCGCAGGTAGGGACCTCGAGAATAGGGACTCAGACCCTACCATCTACTTTTAAACTGGACCCGGAGATATTGCCTCTTTTTTATCATTTCTGGATTTGTCCCTAGCTTATATTTGATTTGTGGCTCTATTGAGGATTATATTGACCTGAACTTTGAGTTTGGATTTAACTGAAAAAAAAGCTCAAATTAGTGTTTATTTTTGCCCTTCAAGGGCCTGGAAATTTATTTATGTTTTAGATATTAATAGTATAATATGTCTACACTGGTAGGTAATGCTGAAGCTATTAGTCAACAAATCTCTCCTGATGCAGCTTTTGGATGCGTCCTTACCCTGGCAATTATCGGTCTTGTTATGCTCTTCCTTTTGTTCTTCACGCTTCGTCATAATATCCGGAGTAAGCCAAATATCTGAAATCCTTGCTGCCTCTGCTCTTTTTGTCCGGTATATCTGTGATGTTCTGTTTCTTAAACAGTCACGGGTACGACTTGGTGAATATCCGATCCGTAAAACATTCGTGAGCTACTCAGTCACTATAAATGGAAATGGCGTTATCTACCGAAGGATAAAGCTGAAGTCTAAAATCAAAAGCGAAGTCTAAAGTCATTTTTCTTTAAAATACTTAAAAAAGATGAAGAAAGCAAAAAAGGCAACATATCCTGCCATTCCATAGCTTTCGGTTGCGATTCCCACTATTCCTTGAATTCCTAAAAATCCAAAAAATCCAAAATAACCTAAATTTTTTTTATTTTTCATAGTGAAAATAATATAAGTAAATATTTAAGATTTCCTGAAAATGAATTCCTGTAACTCGTTAATCTGAAAATTTTCGTTTTTCTTGCTCGCTTTTCCGGTGATTATCTTCGAGTGCATTTATTTTTTAGGTATAAGTTTTATCTGCTTGCCTGTTTTGAACCTACGTGTTGTTTCATGTTTTTACATTCTCTCTCTTTTCTCTCTTCTTTGTTAACCGAAAGGGCATTTAAATTTACATGGTATTTAAGACCCCGCCAGCCTGTCTGGCGGCTCTGCCCAGAATAGTTCAAATCAAGTTCAATGACCCCATGCCCACCTTAATAAAAGTCAATCCAAAAATAATCTGGGCTATCCCCAGAAACTGAACGATGGAAAAATAATATTTGCTGTTAATAAAGAACTTTGACTTCTCTACAATTAATGCGACAATTACCTTTGACCCTACAAGAAGTAGATAGAAACCTGCAATGAATAAGACTGTAGCCAAGATATGAATGCTTAAACTCTTAAAAATTATCGGGCCGCCTATGGAGAGCCAGAATACATATGGGTGCGGATTGCTGAAATTGACAATAACTCCTTTTTTAAGGGCATCTTTTTTTTCTACATTTAATTCGATACTGTCCTTTTTGATTTTAAGGGATTCGACTCCCGAATATATAAGATATGAGGCCCCAAAAAAAGCAATAATCCCTATAAAAAAATCAGAACTTGTCAGATGGGATAGAACAAACAGTACAGCTAAAATTATTGGCAGGTCTGTAATCAGAGGAGATACTGCAATCTTTATCCCTTCCCACTTGCCATACCGCAGAGTTTCAGAGATAGTTACAGCCAGGAGCGGGCCAGGAGATGTGCCTGCAGCAAGACCGAGAAATGCTCCCATAGCTAAATATTCAATAAGATCTAACATTACGATGCCTCATTTTTCACATGTCAATTCAAATGACGATAGTAACATTCGACAATAGTGCAGGTTAATACATTAATGGCTTAAATAATACATTGAATTACAGATAAGAGTTTAGTGCTATATAACCACACACTATTTTAAACAAAATTTCGAACTTTTAAATCTATTTTTTGGAAGGAAAGAGGCTTTTATGCCTCTATCTTTGAAAAAAGAAATGCGCCGATCATACAGACAAAGACAGATAATGCACTTATTGTTGCAAGGTCACTATAAATGCCAAACACGCTCATGCCTGCAAGGGCTCCTCTCATGCCGTCCACGCCGTAAGTGAGGGGATCGATCCTGCTTATGAAATAAATTGCAGGAGGCAGGTTTTCAAGAGGGAAGAGGGCTCCTGAGAGGAAGAAGATGGGCATTATCAGGAAGTTCATGATCAGCTGGAAGCCGTGCATATCTGTCATTTTTGAGGCAATTGCAAGGCCAAGGCCGGTAAAGAAAATAGCTATCAGGAACATGAATATTAACCCTATCCCGAGGCTCCCTATACCAGGAATCCTGAACCCGAGCATGTAGGAAAGGCTAAGCACGATCAGTCCCTGAACCATAGCTATGGTTGCGCCTCCAAGGGTTTTCCCTACCATGATTTCCGTCCTCGAGATTGGAGCTACAAGGGTTTCTTTGAGAAAGCCGAACTGTCTGTCCCAGATAACCTCAAGACCTGAAAAAACGGCTGTAAAGAGGATTGACATCGAAACAATTCCGGGTGCGAGGAAGTCCATGTAATTTGCTCCTCCGCTAGCTCTCGTATACATTGGCCCGAATCCGAAGCCAAATGCGACCATGAAAAGAAGCGGCTGCCCGAGAGAACCTATCAGCCTCGCTTTTGAACGCCAGTAGTGTTTAAGCTGCCTGAGCCAGAGGATGTAGATTACTTCGATCAATTCCTGCTCCTCCTTCCCATGCCTCGCATAAACCTTATCTTATTTCCTCCGCCGCTATTTTCGTCTCTTATATCTCTACCCGTAAGCTTGAGGAAGGCTTCTTCCAGTGATTCGGTGCCGGTATTGGCTTTTATTTTTTCAAGGGTGCCGGATTCTATAATT
The genomic region above belongs to Methanosarcina horonobensis HB-1 = JCM 15518 and contains:
- a CDS encoding DUF3796 domain-containing protein is translated as MKNKKNLGYFGFFGFLGIQGIVGIATESYGMAGYVAFFAFFIFFKYFKEK
- a CDS encoding PAS domain-containing protein, whose protein sequence is MLDTMLNPICYKDRNGIYVRVNRTFARQIVGLPEEEIIGYTLPEVASKIVEKFPERTFVNETLLLEHVAEWNTDDTELLNRGGASTHEYEGICADGIKRTFLVNKSTFDNEEGEIAGLVTVLQDITELDEVEKKLKKDEERYRVVTTQTGQIVFDYDITNKKISWSGATRKLMGFDSKNFKSTGLDVWLNRVHPEERDRIWQTFENCIKCGENLCMEYRFRRMDESYAWIEEKLICLKDEKGSVNRALGVMKDITERKLVQERLEFSEENYRSFIQNFKGIAFQLDENFFPEFMHGQVKEITGYSEEEFLLRRVSWVGIIHPEDLPLVLKDIEDIRVSSYNLSRELDFRIMHKSGKIIWVHQSYQKVQRKDGRPDKYQGTAYDITEKKEAEKALENLEIARKKETHHRIKNNLQVISSLLDLQAEKFRNRKTIKASEVLEGFRESQDRVMSIALIHKELHQGGRDDALNFSLYLEKLAKNLFQTYRVGDTDISLNLNIEDDIFFDTDIAVPLGMTVNELISNSLKYAFKGRDKGKIQIKLFKKKDSSKLSSREEESARRSARYALIISDNGSGIPETVNLEDPGTLGLQLVNSLVDQLDGKIQLKRNGGTKFTINFSATENNR
- a CDS encoding LysE family translocator — its product is MLDLIEYLAMGAFLGLAAGTSPGPLLAVTISETLRYGKWEGIKIAVSPLITDLPIILAVLFVLSHLTSSDFFIGIIAFFGASYLIYSGVESLKIKKDSIELNVEKKDALKKGVIVNFSNPHPYVFWLSIGGPIIFKSLSIHILATVLFIAGFYLLLVGSKVIVALIVEKSKFFINSKYYFSIVQFLGIAQIIFGLTFIKVGMGSLNLI
- a CDS encoding ABC transporter permease, which translates into the protein MIEVIYILWLRQLKHYWRSKARLIGSLGQPLLFMVAFGFGFGPMYTRASGGANYMDFLAPGIVSMSILFTAVFSGLEVIWDRQFGFLKETLVAPISRTEIMVGKTLGGATIAMVQGLIVLSLSYMLGFRIPGIGSLGIGLIFMFLIAIFFTGLGLAIASKMTDMHGFQLIMNFLIMPIFFLSGALFPLENLPPAIYFISRIDPLTYGVDGMRGALAGMSVFGIYSDLATISALSVFVCMIGAFLFSKIEA